The following proteins are encoded in a genomic region of Zea mays cultivar B73 chromosome 9, Zm-B73-REFERENCE-NAM-5.0, whole genome shotgun sequence:
- the LOC109942625 gene encoding GRF-interacting factor 10 gives MERLEGRLKANKASLRGPTSPNFSREWRRPHPRRCTVLPSRPHAALNDPPQARRSRLRAAICAAIKGRVAALPAPHNVSRDRRRTAPDSTLCAPSPPGEEAGENGTEKMDAELEAKAVEAKAETVATESEAKPDASDEEAGGTGSDREADVKGADPKAKAEESDGEDEGATAVTDDDSEEEAAETVEEDGGESDTEGDAEESPPSPPRRSRRRKRAATPDDETEENPTPSRRRCRRKSGERGDSQPPLPDHLRCRRSDGKKWRCSGRALPTVSFCEYHYTRASKGKKLPADEEVLVVVLQRHKNKRKGRRSINPPTSPQAATSDPQTRDLPNGLMTISPASSGPAALSTPVKIGVEIPAPIQRCYRSKNVEPLHVGPVKVVPRAMSVTKTTRTCHCCGMKKAARVANYKNCDKNFCNSCINKWLVFDLLAIAFFFCMLNQWIRNI, from the exons ATGGAGAGATTAGAGGGCCGTTTGAAGGCCAACAAGGCATCACTCAGAGGCCCAACCAGTCCTAATTTCTCTCGGGAGTGGCG GCGTCCACACCCTAGACGGTGCACTGTTCTGCCATCCCGCCCGCACGCCGCGCTCAACGATCCTCCGCAAGCGCGCAGATCCCGTCTCCGCGCCGCAATCTGCGCCGCCATCAAGGGTCGCGTTGCCGCCCTCCCCGCCCCGCATAATGTCAGCCGCGACAGACGCCGCACGGCCCCCGACTCGACGCTCTGCGCCCCCTCTCCCCCCGGCGAAGAAGCTGGCGAGAACGGAACGGAGAAAATGGATGCAGAGCTTGAAGCCAAAGCCGTCGAGGCCAAGGCTGAAACGGTGGCCACGGAGTCAGAGGCGAAGCCTGACGCCTCAGATGAAGAAGCTGGTGGGACTGGCTCAGACCGCGAAGCAGATGTCAAGGGTGCTGATCCGAAGGCAAAAGCGGAGGAGTCCGATGGCGAGGATGAGGGAGCCACCGCCGTGACCGACGACGATAGTGAAGAGGAAGCTGCTGAGACGGTCGAAGAGGATGGTGGTGAATCCGACACCGAAGGTGATGCTGAGGAATCTCCTCCATCCCCTCCTCGCCGCAGTCGCCGTCGTAAGCGAGCGGCCACTCCCGATGACGAAACAGAGGAGAACCCTACGCCGTCGCGTCGCCGGTGCCGTCGGAAGTCAGGGGAGCGTGGTGACTCCCAGCCGCCACTTCCTGACCACCTCCGTTGCCGTCGCAGCGACGGGAAGAAGTGGCGCTGCTCGGGCCGTGCACTCCCAACTGTTAGCTTTTGCGAGTACCACTACACGAGGGCTAGCAAGGGTAAGAAGTTACCAGCGGATGAGGAGGTCCTTGTTGTTGTTCTTCAGAGGCATAAGAACAAGAGGAAGGGCAGGAGGAGCATCAATCCGCCAACGTCCCCCCAGGCAGCCACGAGTGACCCCCAGACCAGGGATCTCCCAAATGGACTGATGACGATCTCGCCAGCTAGCAGTGGACCTGCAGCATTATCAACTCCTGTGAAGATTGGTGTAGAAATTCCTGCACCCATACAGCGGTGCTATCGTTCCAAGAATGTTGAGCCATTGCATGTTGGTCCTGTGAAG GTTGTTCCTCGTGCGATGAGTGTGACAAAAACAACAAGAACATGTCACTGCTGTGGAATGAAGAAGGCTGCACGTGTGGCCAATTACAAGAACTGTGATAAGAACTTCTGTAACAGCTGCATTAATAAATGGTTAGTCTTTGATTTGCTTGCCATTGCTTTTTTTTTTTGCATGCTTAATCAGTGGATTAGGAACATATGA
- the LOC100285006 gene encoding Probable protein phosphatase 2C 72, which translates to MLSALMDYLKSCWGPASPAGRPRKGSDATGRQDGLLWYKDGGQVVDGEFSMAVVQANNLLEDHSQVESGPLSTSEPGLQGTFVGVYDGHGGPETARYINDHLFNHLRRFASEHKCMSADVIRKAFRATEEGFISVVSNQWSLRPQLAAVGSCCLVGVVCSGTLYVANLGDSRAVLGRLVKGTGEVLAMQLSAEHNASYEEVRRELQASHPDDPHIVVLKHNVWRVKGIIQITRSIGDVYLKKPEFNREPLHSKFRLQETFRRPLLSSDPAITVHQIQPTDKFIIFASDGLWEHLSNQEVVDMVQSSPRNGIARKLVKSAVQEAAKKREMRYSDLKKVDRGVRRHFHDDITVIVVFFDSNAMTTAAWSRPSVSLRGGGFPIHSNTLAPFSVPTELNNSY; encoded by the exons ATGCTATCAGCTCTGATGGATTATTTGAAATCTTGCTGGGGTCCGGCATCACCGGCTGGGCGTCCCCGCAAAGGATCGGATGCCACCGGCCGCCAGGACGGGCTCCTGTGGTACAAGGACGGCGGGCAGGTCGTCGATGGTGAGTTCTCCATGGCCGTGGTCCAGGCCAATAACCTATTGGAGGACCATAGCCAGGTTGAATCCGGGCCGCTTAGCACATCGGAGCCTGGACTGCAAGGCACCTTCGTCGGGGTCTACGATGGGCACGGTGGCCCGGAGACAGCGCGTTACATCAATGACCATCTCTTCAACCACTTGAGGA GATTCGCATCTGAGCACAAGTGCATGTCAGCGGATGTGATTCGGAAGGCATTCCGAGCGACTGAGGAGGGTTTCATTTCTGTGGTTAGTAACCAATGGTCATTGAGACCTCAATTAGCAGCTGTAGGCTCTTGCTGTCTAGTTGGTGTGGTTTGCAGCGGAACTCTATATGTTGCAAACCTTGGGGACTCCCGTGCTGTTCTGGGGAGACTTGTCAAGGGAACTGGGGAGGTTTTGGCAATGCAGCTCTCAGCAGAACACAATGCATCCTATGAGGAGGTTAGACGAGAGCTGCAGGCATCACATCCTGATGATCCCCATATTGTGGTCCTAAAACACAATGTTTGGCGTGTAAAGGGTATTATCCAG ATAACAAGGTCAATTGGAGATGTGTATCTGAAGAAACCAGAATTTAATAGAGAACCTTTGCACAGCAAGTTTCGTCTTCAGGAAACTTTTAGGAGACCACTTCTTAGTTCTGATCCAGCAATTACTGTCCACCAAATACAGCCAACTGATAAGTTCATCATTTTTGCATCTGATGGACTCTGGGAACATCTTAGTAATCAGGAAGTGGTTGACATGGTCCAAAGTAGCCCGCGTAAT GGAATCGCACGAAAGTTAGTAAAGTCTGCAGTGCAGGAAGCAGCGAAGAAGAGGGAGATGCGGTATTCAGACCTCAAGAAAGTTGATCGGGGGGTGAGGCGGCACTTCCACGACGATATAACTGTCATTGTGGTATTTTTCGATTCAAACGCCATGACAACTGCTGCCTGGAGCAGACCCTCGGTCTCTCTCCGAGGGggtgggtttccaatccattcaaACACCCTTGCTCCATTCTCGGTTCCTACAGAGCTAAACAACTCCTACTGA